The Triticum aestivum cultivar Chinese Spring chromosome 3A, IWGSC CS RefSeq v2.1, whole genome shotgun sequence genome includes a region encoding these proteins:
- the LOC123059107 gene encoding uncharacterized protein: MVRDQKAMASPPAALPEDVALEILARVPDAAGLFRCAAACRRWRTLVADPSFLRRRWPDGARHPSSLLGFFGQEWCRRPGGEDHGDVPDLPGFVRAPGSVLASERPFLGSFVPGAAGIFDRAVPLASHRGLLLVRFVPAGGESSADVDHLAVCNLHSGACDVLPPLERGWFFDYVDASAYAVVNQGPTSFKVFIVGYNNEGSQQYDLRTFSSGGEPSWSAPSKLFNPIEHGIFGPLKQRGAVVGHGTVHWLIWDLVDFHAIDVDAMTGRVTLQKLPAPRPRDMEYHLYDTPRLRVAADETALSSICLFREPLRVETWTRGDGGEHCGREWCRARVVELRPPGQKQIDTPVCMCLGERSGTLLIKDLHRCMYIADLESGAMEETTDKQFCRGLDGCKTAFPVEIDWPAFFMCRLGGKSDV; the protein is encoded by the coding sequence ATGGTGAGAGATCAGAAGGCCATGGCGTCGCCGCCGGCCGCGCTCCCGGAGGACGTCGCGCTGGAGATCCTCGCGCGCGTGCCGGACGCCGCGGGCCTGTTCCGCTGCGCCGCGGCGTGCAGGCGCTGGAGGACGCTGGTGGCCGACCCATCCTTCCTCCGTCGCCGCTGGCCGGACGGCGCGCGCCACCCGTCCTCGCTCCTCGGCTTCTTCGGCCAGGAGTGGTGCCGCCGCCCCGGCGGAGAGGATCACGGGGACGTCCCTGATTTGCCGGGCTTCGTCCGCGCGCCGGGGTCGGTCCTCGCGTCCGAACGCCCCTTCCTGGGCTCCTTCGTGCCCGGCGCTGCCGGCATCTTCGACCGCGCGGTGCCGCTCGCCTCGCATCGCGGCCTCCTCCTCGTGCGCTTCGTCCCAGCCGGCGGCGAGTCAAGCGCCGACGTGGACCACCTGGCTGTGTGCAACCTGCACTCCGGCGCGTGCGACGTGCTCCCGCCGCTCGAGCGGGGCTGGTTCTTCGACTACGTGGACGCGAGCGCGTACGCCGTCGTGAACCAGGGGCCGACGTCCTTCAAGGTGTTCATCGTCGGCTACAACAACGAGGGCAGCCAGCAGTACGACCTCCGCACGTTCTCGTCCGGCGGCGAGCCGAGCTGGAGCGCGCCCAGCAAGCTCTTCAACCCGATAGAGCACggcatcttcgggccgttgaagcagCGCGGCGCCGTGGTGGGCCACGGGACGGTGCACTGGCTCATCTGGGACCTGGTCGACTTCCACGCCATCGACGTGGACGCCATGACCGGCCGCGTGACCCTACAGAAGCTCCCGGCCCCGAGGCCGCGCGACATGGAATACCACCTCTACGACACGCCACGCCTGCGCGTCGCGGCCGATGAGACGGCGCTTTCGTCGATCTGCCTGTTCAGGGAGCCCCTCCGAGTAGAGACCTGGACGAGGGGGGACGGCGGCGAGCATTGCGGCCGAGAGTGGTGCCGCGCTAGGGTGGTGGAGCTGCGACCACCCGGGCAGAAGCAAATCGACACGCCGGTGTGCATGTGCTTGGGGGAGAGGAGCGGCACGCTGCTCATCAAGGACCTTCACCGGTGCATGTACATCGCGGATCTGGAAAGTGGCGCCATGGAGGAGACGACGGACAAGCAGTTTTGCCGTGGCCTCGACGGCTGCAAGACGGCGTTCCCCGTAGAGATCGACTGGCCTGCCTTCTTCATGTGTCGCCTTGGTGGAAAGTCAGATGTTTAA